The following coding sequences lie in one Alicyclobacillus curvatus genomic window:
- a CDS encoding YheC/YheD family protein, which produces MGNGKLDAERGFLNKWEMYKALAGESIGPCRLPDTVLYREAALASMLMKYGKVYIKTVSGWGGHAVSVLEARRGVYRWLRQGQTALRSRNLRLLAKLISAYYHNQICIIQQAAPLARFQDRPFDIRVHMQRDVSDEWIYAGELVRLGGTHAIVSNVDISRGKVLPMDTVLPSLHLRYGPEQIRWRLQKVGASIANVLNPYRDFRDIGIDIGISHQGQLWLIEVNTDDAQGAPSYELFAKLPDKQIYEQIKQRDAERNAQIVQSILQELFGSEGLGSTDDFQ; this is translated from the coding sequence ATGGGGAATGGCAAGTTAGACGCAGAGCGGGGATTTCTGAATAAATGGGAGATGTACAAAGCATTAGCGGGGGAATCCATCGGTCCGTGTCGACTCCCTGACACGGTCTTGTATCGCGAGGCGGCCTTGGCATCGATGCTGATGAAGTACGGGAAAGTTTACATCAAAACCGTCAGTGGCTGGGGCGGACACGCTGTCAGTGTTCTCGAAGCCCGCCGGGGCGTATATCGTTGGTTGCGTCAGGGACAGACAGCGCTGCGGTCTCGGAACTTAAGATTGTTAGCAAAACTCATTTCAGCGTACTACCACAACCAAATTTGTATCATTCAACAAGCAGCACCGCTCGCAAGATTTCAAGATCGGCCTTTTGATATACGCGTACACATGCAACGAGATGTTTCCGATGAGTGGATTTATGCTGGTGAACTCGTCCGGCTGGGTGGTACGCATGCAATTGTTTCCAACGTCGACATCAGTCGCGGTAAAGTTCTGCCGATGGATACGGTGTTGCCGAGTCTTCATTTAAGGTACGGACCGGAGCAGATAAGATGGCGACTACAAAAGGTTGGTGCTTCCATCGCCAACGTTCTGAATCCCTATCGAGACTTTCGCGATATTGGTATTGACATTGGCATCAGTCACCAGGGGCAGCTTTGGTTGATTGAAGTGAACACCGATGACGCGCAAGGTGCGCCGAGTTACGAGTTGTTTGCAAAGCTTCCGGATAAACAGATATATGAGCAAATAAAGCAACGCGACGCTGAGCGCAATGCCCAAATTGTCCAGTCCATCTTGCAGGAGTTATTCGGGTCAGAGGGCCTTGGTTCCACTGATGACTTCCAATAA
- a CDS encoding GNAT family N-acetyltransferase: MAQDEHTWLRNLWQAEWGGASMVSHGDAYHLSELLSLVARRGQQLVGAATYRMDEDSCELMSINAVESGIGVGTELLTAIERETIAAGKERVWLITSNDNLDAMRFYQRRGYRMVGVHVGAVDDARRIKPTIPLIGHHGIEIHDEVELSKTVTPGASVR; encoded by the coding sequence ATGGCGCAGGATGAACACACCTGGCTGCGGAATCTGTGGCAGGCCGAGTGGGGCGGAGCCAGCATGGTCAGCCACGGCGACGCGTACCATCTCTCTGAACTTCTGTCCTTGGTTGCGCGCAGAGGGCAACAGCTCGTAGGGGCTGCGACCTATCGGATGGATGAGGACAGCTGCGAACTCATGAGTATCAATGCCGTCGAATCCGGCATCGGGGTAGGCACGGAACTCCTTACTGCCATCGAGCGGGAGACCATTGCAGCTGGAAAAGAAAGAGTCTGGCTGATTACGAGTAATGACAACCTCGACGCAATGCGATTCTATCAACGGCGCGGATACCGAATGGTTGGAGTTCACGTGGGCGCCGTTGACGACGCGAGGCGCATAAAACCTACGATTCCGCTGATTGGGCATCACGGTATCGAGATCCATGACGAGGTGGAGCTGTCGAAGACCGTCACGCCTGGCGCGTCAGTTCGTTGA